The nucleotide sequence CAGCCCCTTGTCTTTCTATTTGGAACCTTCAAGCTCCTGTTTCTAGTCTTTGATAAAATGGGAACTAGTTTTTGTGAATTATCGTTACCCTAGAAACGATAGGCTGTGGAGCCCTAGCTGTCTCTCCTGCCACCCAGTCTTCCTCTCGCCTTTCTGCTGTGAAATATGTATTGTCCcacctcatttaaaaaaactCCCTTGAGTCTGGAGAATACAGGGTATGAAGATCCCAGTTCAGAGGCCAGGGGGAGCCAAGAATGGGCTCCTGGGAGATTTCCAAGAAGAAACGAGACAGGGTTTGAGCTTTGGTGTGCTTGTGTGAGCACATCACCATTGCACACTGATTGCTAGTGTTAGACTATGCGCGACATCTCACCTttgaaatggaaaatttaaaaatgttgggGGTTAAGGGGGATAGCTCAATGGGGATAGCTCAATGCCACACAAGCATTAAGGACCTCAGTTCAGACCCCCCAGTGCCCACATAAAAAGCATGGGGAGGTACATATGCAcacccagtactagggaggcagagatggatggaTCCCTAGAGTTCGTTGCCTAGCAAGTCCAGTCAGATTGgtgtgctccaggttcagtgagagaggtCGGATGAGATGGCTTGGGAAGATGTTTCTAATTGTGAGGAAAAGTTAAAGACCCTTTGTAGGGTCAGACATGatggacacacctttaatcccaagcacttgAGAGTCAAGGGCGGGAgaatttctgtgagctcaagtctagaccctgtcttaaaacacacacacacacacacacacacacaaacacacacacgcttgGGCTCTATTCAGCAGGCATTACTGGAGCAGCATCTGACCTTCAATTCATTGGCATCTACTCCCCTTCTCCTCTAGAATTGGGCCCACTGGAAATTGCCCTCACCATCATCTTGACCTTTCTTACCCTGGGCTCAATTGCCATCTTCCTGGAGGATGCTCTTTATCTGTACAAGAACACCCTTTGCCCCATCAAGAGGAGGACTCTGATCTGGAGTAGTTCTGCGCCAACGGTGAGGATGCTGGCGCTGGCCCTTCAGATGCTGGCACTGGCCCTTCAGATGCTGGTGTTGGTCCTTCAGATGCTGGCGGCGGTACTTCAGATGCTGGCGCCGGCCCTTAAGATGCTGGCGCTGGCCCCGGGAGATGGGGCAGGCTGGCCTGAGAGTTCTCCTAAACTCATTTGCTCCAGAACCGAGCTGCCTGCTAGCGCCATGTCGCACTGGGGATGTGAACTGATTTCCACCTGTTTGCCGGTGGGATGACGTCTTCTATTGCAGAGGGCTGCAGAGACAGCAACCTACTTGGCACCAGCTGTGCCACTCTTTTTCCCCTCACTATGGCACCGCTGTTAAGAGCAAGCCACCTTCCAAGGCTCAGGCATTTGTTTCCAGAGGGTCAGACTAAGTGTTGCCCTGCTGCCGTGGGCTTGTTTTTTCCCCTCGTGTGTACTGAACAtactaccactgagccacagctccAGCAACTCTAAGTCTTTTTTAAACTTACCTATGCAGCCATTGCATAGGACCTGGATTTAATTTATTCAGTTATTTTCCAGCTGCAAttctgcttattttaaaaatggaattattattattattatcgtgtgtgtgtgtgtgcaatgagGGGGGAGCATGCATGCCACagctcatgtgtggaggtcagaagacaaatttGTGCAGTCAGGTCTCCTGTTCCGCGGGTTCTGGCGATTGACTTCAAGTTGCCAGGTTTTCATAGGAAACAAACACCTTTACACGCTGAGCTTTCTTGCCAGTCCTTGTTTCTATTTATCTGGGTAGAGAGCCCAGGGTCCGATGCAGGCTCTTCCCTGACCCAGTCACAGCAGCCAGCAAGTGGAAGGACTAGCACCCCAGAGGCACAGATCTGGCGTTTTTGAACCCTAGCTACAAAAAGTTGGGATGGTCTGGCTCGTCCCGCCCTAACCTGCATCATGTTCTCCTGTAAGCAGGTGGTGTCTGTGCTCTGCTGCTTTGGTCTCTGGATTCCTCGCGCCCTCACACTCGTGGAAATGGTCATAACCTCGTGAGTGTCTGCCCCCCGCACCCATCACTGGGGATGAGCTCCCCTCTACGGTCCCTTCCTGACCCCCAAGCCTCCAGAGTCCTCTAAGCCCCATTGATATTAATCTAGCTCTTGCTGATGAAAGGCTCTTGAACTTTCACTTGTGCTCAGGGAATGCCTTTTTGGGGCACACTCCTGGGACACCTGTTTGTTCCCAGTCCCCTTCCCAGTCCTCTGGACTCAGTCACCTCTCTTGTTCCTCATGTCATGCCTCTAAAATGCCAgccccagctgggcagtggtggcacacaccattaatcccaacatgtgggagcagaggcaggtgaatctctgagttcgaggccagccgggtctacagatggagttctaggacagcctgagctacacagagaaaccctgtcttgaaaagccaactAAAATGCCCGACCCTTTGCCTTCTCCCTCAGCGAGCCCCATCTATCTCTCTTTAGCGGCAAAGGGGCACACTGTGGCGCTCCCAACCGCATACTTGCGATCCTGCTTCTCTCGATCAGGTTCTATGCCATCGTCTTTTACCTGCTGATGCTGGTCATGGTGGAAGGCTTCGGTGGGAAGGAAGCAGTTCTGAGGACACTGAAGGACATTCCGATGAGGGTGCACACgggtccctgctgctgctgctgcccctgcTGCCCGCCCCTCATACTTACCAGGTGAGGCAGGGGGACAAGTGAACACGGGACTCTGTAATCCTAGTCCAAGGCTCTTGAAGTTAGGGGCTGTGGCTGTATGGGACAAAGCCAATGATAAAAGCAGGCATCCCACAGCCAGGAACCCCACATGGGCTCCCAGcaccccagagagagagaaacaggaataattcatattttaacaGAGgactaatttgtattttaaaaatgtgcattagtgttttgtctTGGGtttcgggtcccctggaactggatggcagttgtgagctgccatgtgggtgttggtagttgaacctgggtcctctacaagagcagtcagtgcctttaacccctgagccgtctctccagccccagaggaagAATTCGTATGCTTCAGCTCACTGCCTTCCTCACTCActtacttttttttgagacatggtttctctgtgtagccccggctgtcctggacctctgtagaccaggctggccttgaactcacagagatccaccggcttctgcctcccgagtgctggggttcaaGTTGTTTTCTATCATGTCTAGCTTACACTGCATACTTTAGTGGCCAAAGGAAAACTGTAGGTTGAATGCTAGCTTGTCCCTCTGCCTGCTCTGAGTAATGAACCTGACGTCAATACTTGGAGCTCCTGCTCAAAAGGCTTCATCAGAGGCTCagactacccccccccccaactgtgCCGTCACCCATGGGACATTTTTGTGTCTTGATGGCAGCAGCCTTAGTCCAGGAGCTCAGTGGAGGAGGTAGGCTTCCTCAGGGTGGGTGGTGTATGGGTCCTTGTTCTTAACTCCCTTCCTCCTTCAGGAAGAAGCTTCAGCTGCTGATGTTGGGCCCTTTCCAGTATGCCTTCTTCAAGATACTGCTGAACATAGTGGGCCTGTTTCTCATCCCTGATGGCATCTTTGATCCGTCAGATGTAAGCCAAGAGACAGCAGAAGAGTCTTAAGACTCATTATCTTTGGGTTCTAGAACTAATACCTGAGCACCAGCAACACACAGGGCAGGGCAGCCCACAGGAAGAGTAGCAGCCCAGAGAATCCAATGGGGAGATGGTCCAGGCTCTGGGGCTTTTGTATCACCTTTCTCCACATGGAAGAGGAGAAACAAAAAGAGGGTTTGTCTTCCTGACTGCCTTCTGATCTGCCACCAGATCTCGGAGAAAAGCACGGCTCTGTGGATCAACACTTTCCTCGGCGCGTCCACGCTGTTCGCTCTCTGGTCGCTGGCCATCATTTTCCGGCAAGCCAAGTTGCACCTGAGTGAACAGAATATGGGATCCAAGTTTGCTGTCTTCCAGGTAACTAAACCTCAGAAACGGTGTTTGACAAAACGTGACAAGTTAGGATAACAGAGGCAGAAGTGGACCCACTAGTCGTAACCTCTGGGTCTCCTGGGAGACCTGGaacatcatcttcttcttccattgcatcttttattttatttgccttgCTGTACCATAGAATACCACCAACCAAGATTAAAACAACAGAAACGGGTTGTAGCACAGATCTAGAGCCTGGAAACCCCAAATCAAAATGTAGGCAGGGCCGTGATCTCTCTGGAAGGTCCCGGCTTGCCACTTCCTCTCTGGAATTGGCCAGCAATCCATGGT is from Microtus pennsylvanicus isolate mMicPen1 chromosome 1, mMicPen1.hap1, whole genome shotgun sequence and encodes:
- the Slc51a gene encoding organic solute transporter subunit alpha, whose amino-acid sequence is MELGRTQIRLDPRYTVDLLELLKTNYSISSACFSYPPTAAQLLRELGPLEIALTIILTFLTLGSIAIFLEDALYLYKNTLCPIKRRTLIWSSSAPTVVSVLCCFGLWIPRALTLVEMVITSFYAIVFYLLMLVMVEGFGGKEAVLRTLKDIPMRVHTGPCCCCCPCCPPLILTRKKLQLLMLGPFQYAFFKILLNIVGLFLIPDGIFDPSDISEKSTALWINTFLGASTLFALWSLAIIFRQAKLHLSEQNMGSKFAVFQVLVILTALQPSIFSVLASTGQIACSPPFPSKTRSQVMNCHMLVVETFLMTVLARMYYRRKDGKVGYETSSAPDPDLKLKA